In Aquiflexum balticum DSM 16537, a single genomic region encodes these proteins:
- a CDS encoding efflux RND transporter permease subunit produces MSQVEDKKKGVIREFGLSSLSVDNQTSVVILVLIITVLGLLAYRTMPKESFPEIVIPTVYVGTAYPGNSPVDMENLITRPIEKELKSINNVKNITSTSVQDFSSIVVEFNPGVEISKAIQDVKDAVDKSKSELPTDLDQDPDVIEINTSDFPIMNINLSGNYTEEELKKYGEYLEDEIEKLAEISKAELRGTIEREIRIDADIYKMEALGVSFSDISDAVSQENVTISGGNILSGEFRRSLRVTGEFKHPDELNDIIIKTEENKIVYLSDVAEVIDTYKERESYARSNRLPVVTVNVVKRSGENLLDASDKIKEILQNAKAERFPADLNISITNDQSTRTRSQVSDLENSIIFGVILVVLVLMFFLGFRNALFVGIAIPLSMFISFLILNALGITLNLMVLFALILALGMLVDNGIVVVENIYRLMQEGKSPIRAAKEGVGEVAWPIITSTATTLAAFLPLAFWDDLIGEFMKYLPITLIIVLSSSLFVALVVNPVLTSLYMKIQDFDVKKPKKKPLIVALIFAILAIIGYLAGSNTFGNLFMLGSILTIFNVFVLRNAIRWFQNVFLVSLENFYEKTLQFALKGINPYLFLGGTFLLLILSLVLLGIRSPKILFFPDNQPALVNVFIENPIGTDTEATNKFMLEMEEELLDLLEPYGDIVEAVITQVGQGTGDQAEGPSIANTPHKAKVTISFVEYQFRNGVNTNRIMGEIRDMVEKYPGVLITVDKQLNGPPVGKAVNIEISGEEYEKLIAYVGRFREYLASANIPGIEELKSDLELGSPEVLVKINREKARRFGLSTSSIANELRTALFGFEVSKFKEGEEDYPITLRLKDEYRYDLSSLLNKKINFRDKFGNKKEVPISAVAELEYGSTYGSVKRKDLNKVISIFSNVTDGYNATEINNQLKELVAQFDVPEGISVKFTGEQEEQAKSQAFLMRALFIAVSIIFLIIVAQFNSVTTPFIIMASVVLSTIGVFLGLVIFNMDFVVIMTGIGIISLAGVVVNNAIVLIDYTNLVRERKREELNMKDGEYLPIDELLNSIVLGGKTRLRPVLLTAVTTVLGLIPLAIGMNINFGTLLSSFDPQFFVGGDNADFWGPMAWTVIFGLTFATFLTLVIVPVMYLLADKLNMLIRRLK; encoded by the coding sequence ATGTCACAGGTAGAAGATAAGAAAAAAGGAGTAATCAGGGAGTTTGGACTAAGTTCGCTTTCTGTTGACAACCAGACATCGGTGGTGATTCTGGTTCTGATAATTACCGTTTTGGGGCTATTGGCTTACAGGACCATGCCCAAAGAAAGTTTTCCCGAGATTGTCATCCCTACTGTTTATGTTGGTACAGCTTATCCCGGTAACTCTCCCGTGGATATGGAAAACCTGATAACAAGACCTATTGAAAAGGAGCTGAAATCCATCAATAATGTCAAAAATATCACTTCCACCTCTGTTCAGGATTTCTCTTCCATAGTAGTAGAGTTCAATCCCGGAGTAGAAATCTCCAAAGCCATACAGGATGTGAAAGACGCAGTGGACAAGTCCAAAAGTGAGTTGCCGACTGACCTCGATCAGGATCCGGATGTAATTGAGATCAACACATCCGACTTTCCCATCATGAATATCAATCTCTCTGGGAATTATACAGAGGAAGAATTAAAGAAATATGGTGAATACCTGGAGGACGAAATTGAAAAACTCGCAGAGATATCCAAAGCAGAATTAAGAGGTACTATAGAAAGAGAAATCCGGATTGATGCTGATATCTATAAAATGGAAGCTTTGGGAGTTTCTTTCAGTGATATTTCTGATGCTGTTTCCCAGGAGAATGTAACTATTTCAGGGGGCAATATACTTTCCGGTGAATTCAGAAGGTCGTTAAGGGTCACAGGTGAGTTCAAACACCCCGATGAGTTGAATGATATTATCATCAAAACGGAGGAAAATAAGATTGTTTACCTATCAGATGTAGCCGAAGTAATTGATACATACAAAGAGAGGGAGAGTTATGCAAGGAGTAACAGACTTCCTGTGGTAACGGTCAATGTTGTCAAAAGAAGTGGAGAAAACTTGTTGGATGCATCAGATAAAATCAAAGAAATCCTACAAAATGCCAAAGCGGAAAGATTTCCGGCCGATCTGAATATTTCCATTACCAATGACCAATCTACCAGAACAAGGTCGCAGGTGAGTGACCTGGAAAACAGTATCATATTTGGAGTAATTTTGGTTGTCTTGGTCCTGATGTTTTTCTTGGGTTTCCGAAATGCCTTGTTTGTAGGTATAGCCATTCCATTATCCATGTTCATATCTTTTCTGATCTTGAACGCTCTAGGAATCACTCTCAACCTGATGGTATTGTTTGCTCTGATTTTGGCACTTGGAATGCTGGTGGACAATGGAATCGTGGTAGTAGAAAATATTTACAGGTTGATGCAGGAAGGTAAATCTCCTATCCGTGCTGCCAAAGAAGGGGTGGGGGAAGTTGCATGGCCAATAATTACATCCACGGCGACAACATTAGCGGCTTTTTTACCATTGGCCTTTTGGGATGATCTTATCGGAGAGTTTATGAAATACCTCCCGATTACTTTGATAATAGTATTGTCATCTTCCTTATTTGTTGCTTTGGTGGTCAATCCTGTTTTGACTTCCTTGTATATGAAAATACAGGATTTTGATGTAAAAAAGCCTAAGAAGAAACCATTGATTGTAGCATTGATATTTGCAATTCTGGCTATCATAGGGTATCTGGCAGGATCCAACACCTTTGGAAACCTATTTATGCTAGGTTCAATTCTTACTATATTCAATGTTTTTGTATTAAGAAATGCCATCCGATGGTTTCAGAATGTTTTCTTGGTTTCTTTGGAAAATTTCTATGAAAAGACTCTTCAATTTGCCTTGAAAGGGATCAATCCTTATTTGTTTCTCGGTGGAACATTTTTGTTGCTGATTTTGTCCTTGGTTTTGTTGGGGATAAGATCACCTAAAATCCTTTTCTTTCCAGATAATCAACCGGCTCTGGTCAACGTATTTATCGAAAATCCAATCGGCACAGATACGGAGGCCACTAATAAATTCATGCTTGAAATGGAAGAGGAATTATTGGACCTGCTTGAACCTTATGGAGATATCGTAGAGGCTGTAATCACACAAGTTGGCCAAGGAACGGGTGATCAGGCAGAGGGACCTAGTATTGCCAATACCCCCCATAAAGCCAAGGTCACAATCAGTTTTGTTGAATACCAGTTCCGAAATGGAGTGAATACCAATAGGATTATGGGTGAAATCCGCGATATGGTTGAGAAGTATCCCGGTGTGTTGATTACCGTTGATAAACAGCTAAATGGACCACCTGTAGGAAAAGCAGTCAATATAGAAATCAGTGGGGAAGAATATGAGAAATTAATTGCATATGTGGGGAGATTCAGGGAGTATCTTGCTTCGGCAAACATTCCTGGAATTGAAGAATTGAAATCTGATTTGGAATTAGGCAGTCCGGAAGTATTGGTGAAAATTAATCGGGAAAAAGCCAGAAGATTTGGTTTATCAACTTCTTCCATTGCCAATGAATTGAGAACAGCCCTATTTGGCTTCGAGGTTTCAAAGTTCAAGGAAGGGGAAGAAGATTATCCGATTACGTTGAGACTGAAAGATGAATACCGTTACGATCTATCTTCCCTTTTAAACAAAAAAATAAACTTCAGGGATAAATTCGGAAATAAAAAAGAAGTACCGATTTCAGCAGTTGCTGAATTGGAATACGGTTCTACTTATGGCTCCGTAAAAAGGAAGGATCTGAATAAAGTGATTTCAATTTTTTCCAATGTGACGGATGGATATAATGCCACTGAGATCAATAATCAGTTAAAGGAGTTGGTTGCGCAGTTTGATGTCCCGGAAGGTATCAGTGTGAAATTCACAGGGGAACAAGAGGAACAGGCCAAATCTCAGGCTTTTTTGATGAGAGCCTTATTTATAGCTGTTTCTATAATTTTCCTAATAATTGTTGCGCAGTTTAATTCTGTCACCACGCCTTTTATAATTATGGCCTCCGTTGTATTGAGTACCATAGGGGTGTTTTTGGGTTTGGTGATTTTCAACATGGACTTTGTGGTAATCATGACCGGAATCGGTATTATTTCTCTGGCCGGAGTTGTGGTGAACAATGCCATTGTTTTGATAGATTACACAAATTTGGTAAGGGAACGGAAAAGGGAAGAACTTAACATGAAAGATGGAGAGTATTTACCCATAGATGAATTGCTCAATAGTATTGTGCTAGGTGGAAAAACAAGGTTAAGGCCTGTCTTGTTGACTGCGGTTACAACCGTGTTGGGTTTGATTCCATTGGCCATTGGGATGAACATTAATTTCGGGACATTGCTGAGTTCTTTTGATCCGCAGTTTTTTGTCGGGGGTGATAATGCAGACTTTTGGGGGCCAATGGCCTGGACTGTAATATTTGGTCTAACCTTTGCGACATTCTTGACGTTAGTTATCGTACCTGTCATGTATTTATTGGCAGATAAATTAAACATGTTGATTCGTAGATTGAAATAG